The Rattus rattus isolate New Zealand chromosome 1, Rrattus_CSIRO_v1, whole genome shotgun sequence genome includes a region encoding these proteins:
- the LOC116890139 gene encoding lymphocyte antigen 6B-like, translating to MNSSCDMKSCVLILLLALLCAERAQGLKCYSCIEVPLNATCSTATCPYSDGVCVSQVVEAIKGSVRRTAKSNLCLPVCPKFPQRSEILGTVVYTKVSCCNTDLCNAAVPTGGSTWTMAGVLLFSLGSVLLQTLL from the exons ATGAACAGTTCTTGCGATATGAAGTCGTGTGTACTCATCCTTCTCCTGGCCCTACTGTGTGCAGAAAGAg CTCAGGGCTTAAAGTGCTACAGTTGCATAGAAGTCCCACTTAATGCTACCTGCTCAACAGCTACCTGCCCCTACTCTGATGGAGTCTGTGTTTCTCAGGTGGTAGAAGCTATAAAGG GCTCTGTAAGACGGACAGCGAAGAGCAATCTCTGCCTTCCCGTCTGCCCTAAGTTTCCTCAAAGAAGCGAGATCCTGGGTACCGTTGTCTACACGAAGGTTTCCTGTTGCAATACAGATCTTTGCAATGCAGCAGTTCCCACTGGAGGCAGCACCTGGACCATGGCAGGGGTGCTTCTGTTCAGCCTGGGCTCAGTCCTCCTGCAGACCTTGCTGTGA